The sequence ATCCCACGGGCGGCGAGCGCCCCGGCCGTGTCACGCACCGACCGGTGGGCGAGTGCCGCCGCGAGGGCCGCGGCCAGCTCGTCGTCGCCGCCCTCGGCGCCGCCCGGGAGGCCGGCCGGGAGGCCGGCCGCGTCGACCAGCCCGGCGACCTGGGCGGCGGTGATGGCGGCCACCGCGAGCCAGCCGTCGGCGCACTGGTAGTAGCGGTGGCCGGCCGTCGGGCCGGGGAAGTCGGCGCGGCCACGCGGGGCCGGCGGGCGGCCCGCGTAGTCGGTGAACTCTGGCGACTGCAGGAAGGTCGCCGTGTTGGCCAGCGACAGGTAGAGCCGGTCTCCGGCGCCGTCGCGGCCGCGGGCGTAGAGCGCGGCCAGCGCCGACAGCGCGCCGAGCACACCGGTCCCCGTGTCGTTCAGCGGGATCGGGGTCAGCACCGGGTCGTCGTCGCCGCCCTGCGCGTCGGCGAGGCCCGACAGCGCCTGGAACACCGGGTCGAAGCCGGGTGCGTCGGCGTACTCGCCCGCGTGGCCGTAGGCGGAGACCGAGCAGCGCACCAGGCCCGGATTGCCGGCCAGCACCCGCTCGGGGGTGAGCCCGGCCCGTTCCATCCGGCCCGGCCGCATGTTCTCGACGAACAGGTCCGCGCCACGCAGCAGCCGCAGCAGCACGTCCGCCCCGCCGGGGGCGCCGATGTCGAGGGCGACCGACCGCTTGTGCTGGCTCGCGACCAGGACCGACATCGGGAACACCCGGAACGGGTCACCGTCCGGGGGCTCGACCTTGACGACGTCCGCGCCCCAGTCCGCGAGGATCTCCCCGATCAGCGGCCCGGCCAGGTAGGAGGACAGGTCGACGACCCGGATCCCGGACAGTGGCAGCCGTCCCGCCGACGGCGCCTCGTCGGTGGCCGGGCCGTCCTGCCCGGGCTGGGCATCGGGCCACAGCTCACCGCCGGCCGGCAGGTCCTCGGGGACCGGGAAGGCTCCGGGGACGGCCGGGGTCCGGGTGAGATCGACGGGGAACCCGGGCAGGGTGACCGGACCGACCTCCGGGTGCTCACGACGAACGAACGCGTGGTTCGCGGCGACGATGTCGCGGCCGGCCCACTCGGCCCGCCTGGCGATCGGCGCGCACGGGACGTCGTGGGCGGCGAACAGCTCCAGCCACTCGGCCAGCGGCCGGCGGCGGAACTCGGCGACCAGCTCGTCGACGACCAGCTTGCCGCCCTGCTCCCAGACCTGGAGCCGGTTCCAGTCGCCGTCGACCCCGGGCTGGACGAGGACGTCCATCCGGTCCATCGCGTCCAGCGCGCGGATGAAGATCTCCGGGACGAGCGCGGCCAGGTAGAGCCAGCGGCCGTCGGACGTCTGGTAGTTCCGCCAGTAGGGGACGCCCTTCCCGGTGGTCTTGGAGCCGCGCACCACCGGGACGTCGAGGCCGACCTGGGTCATCATCCCGAGCTGCGCCGCGGCAGCGTCGAGGCCGCTCACGGTGACGCCGTGGCCGCGGCCACCGTCCCGGCGGCGCCCGAGCAGCGCGGCGATGGCGGCCGCGGCGCCGAGCGCGCCGTGCAGGTGCGTCGTCGTGGCCGTCACCGGCGCGACGGGACAGTCCCAGGTCGCCGGGTTGCGGGCGGCGACACCGCCGAGCGCGGCGAGCAGCAGCGGGTCCTCGGCGACCTCGGCCCACTCGCCGTGCTCGCCGTAGGGCGGCAGCCAGACCGGGCACAGCCGCGGGTACCCGCTGGCCAGCTCGGCGGCGGTCAGGCCCAGCGCCGCCAGCCGGGCTGGGGTCTGGTCGACCAGCAGCACGTCGGCTCCGCCGGCCAGCCGCGCCGCGTCGGCCGGCCCCATCCGGACGATCCGCTTCCCCCGGTCCCACCAGAGGTCCTCAGGCAGGACCGGCTCTGACCCGCCCGCGTAGGCCGAGGGAGCCAGGGTGGAACCGCCGGCCGTGGGGCCGCCGGCCGTCGCCAGGTCGGCGCGGACGACCTGCGCGCCGAGGTCGGCGAGCAGCATCCCGGCGATCCGGCCCGCCCGCGTCACGGACGCCTCGAGCACCCGCACGCCGGCCAGCGCCGCGGGCCGCTCCCCCGCCGGTAACCCGTCGCCCGGGCCAGCCGCCACCGTCGCCATGCGCCACCGTCCTCGGCTTCGTGCCTGGTACAGGCTCTGTTCGCATCTGCCTGGTACAGGCTCTGTTCGTATCAACGAACGCGACGTCCGGCATCCGAATCCGCCCGGCGGGCGGCACCGCCAGGCCGGCGTGGAAGGCCGGCCGCAGGCCCGCGGGTCGGGTTATCCCCAGTAGGGATTGGTGGGTCTGCGCGATCGTCCCGGCGCGCGAACCGATCTACGGTCGACACAACGTCCCGGGCAACGGGACGCGGCGGCGCACGACGCGCCGCTCGACGGCGAGAACAGCGGGACGCGAACGAGATGACGACGCGATCAGGTCCGCGGCGGGCGAGGGCCCGCCTGGGGACACCCGCCCGGGCAGCCCGGGCCGGCAGGTGGGACCGATGAACGCGCTCGGCACGGCGCTGCGGGCGACGTTCGGGCGCCGCGCCTGGCTGGCGACGATGTTCAGCGCCCAGACGGCGCTGCTGGGGACGTTCAGCTTCGCCCTCGTGCTCACCCTCGTCGTCGCCGGCGCGTCCACCGTCTGGCTCATCCCGATCGGGCTGCCGCTGCTCTGGCTGGCGCTGGCGCTGGCGCACCAGTTCGCCCGGTTCGAGTCCTGGCGGTACGCGGCCTACCTCGGCGAGCGGCTGCCGCTGCGCCCGGTGCCGCCGGCCGCGTCGCCGGATTCCGGCCGGCTGGGCCGGGCCTGGTCGCGGATGTGGGCCCGGCTGCGTACCGGCGGCAGCTGGCTGGAGACCGTCTACGCGCTGTTCGTGCTGCCGCTGGTGGGCTGGGTGGGCGGCTGGGTGGTCGCGACGTTCTGGGGCGGCGCGGTCGCGTTCCTGCTGTTCCCCGCCTACGGGCACCGGCTCGGGGGGCCCGACGAGGTGGTCGGCGTCGACCTCGGCTACGGCGGCGCGGTGGCCGCGCACGTCGTCGCCGGGGTGCTCGCGCTGGTCGCCGCGCCGTGGCTGGCCCGGGGCCTGACCGCGTTGGAGCTCGCCATCGCCCGCCGGATGCTCTGCCCGCGCGACAGCGAGGCGCTGACCCGGCGGGTGGCGGACCTGGAGGCGAGCAGGGCCGGGATGGTCACGGCCGCCGCGGCCGAGCGCCGCCGGATCGAGCGCGACCTGCACGACGGGGCCCAGCAGCGGCTCGTCTCCGTCGCGATGACGCTGGGGCGGGCGCAGGAACGGTTCGCGGCCGACCCCGACGGCGCCCGCGGCCTGCTCGCCGAGGCGCACGCCGAGACCAAGCGTGCCCTCGTCGAGCTGCGGGACCTCGCCCGGGGCCTGCACCCGGCGGTGCTCACCGACCGCGGCCTCGACGGGGCGTTGCCCGGTCTGGCCGCGCGCTGCCCGGTACCCGTCACCCTGGACGTCGCGGTGGCGCCGCGGCCGTCCGCCGAGGTGGAGGCGGTCGCCTACTTCTTTGTCGCCGAGGCTCTGACGAACATCGCCCGCCACGCCGCGGCCGACACGGCCCGCATCGTCGCTCGCCGCGTCGGTGACCGGCTGGAGGTCGAGGTCAGCGACGACGGCACCGGCCGGGCCAGGGAGGCCGGCGGATCCGGCCTGTCCGGCCTGCGGGACCGGGCGCTGGCCGTCGACGGCTCGTTCTCCGTCACCAGCGCCCCCGGAACCGGCACGACCCTACGGCTGGACCTGCCATGCCAGAACTGACCCCGCCCACCGGTCCCGCCTCCGAGGGAGACAGCGCGATGGCCGACCTCTCGACCGCGCCGGCCACCACCGCGACGGCCCTCACCGG is a genomic window of Pseudofrankia inefficax containing:
- a CDS encoding CaiB/BaiF CoA-transferase family protein translates to MATVAAGPGDGLPAGERPAALAGVRVLEASVTRAGRIAGMLLADLGAQVVRADLATAGGPTAGGSTLAPSAYAGGSEPVLPEDLWWDRGKRIVRMGPADAARLAGGADVLLVDQTPARLAALGLTAAELASGYPRLCPVWLPPYGEHGEWAEVAEDPLLLAALGGVAARNPATWDCPVAPVTATTTHLHGALGAAAAIAALLGRRRDGGRGHGVTVSGLDAAAAQLGMMTQVGLDVPVVRGSKTTGKGVPYWRNYQTSDGRWLYLAALVPEIFIRALDAMDRMDVLVQPGVDGDWNRLQVWEQGGKLVVDELVAEFRRRPLAEWLELFAAHDVPCAPIARRAEWAGRDIVAANHAFVRREHPEVGPVTLPGFPVDLTRTPAVPGAFPVPEDLPAGGELWPDAQPGQDGPATDEAPSAGRLPLSGIRVVDLSSYLAGPLIGEILADWGADVVKVEPPDGDPFRVFPMSVLVASQHKRSVALDIGAPGGADVLLRLLRGADLFVENMRPGRMERAGLTPERVLAGNPGLVRCSVSAYGHAGEYADAPGFDPVFQALSGLADAQGGDDDPVLTPIPLNDTGTGVLGALSALAALYARGRDGAGDRLYLSLANTATFLQSPEFTDYAGRPPAPRGRADFPGPTAGHRYYQCADGWLAVAAITAAQVAGLVDAAGLPAGLPGGAEGGDDELAAALAAALAHRSVRDTAGALAARGIPAVPVTLEDEHVEAPHLVANRFTHVVADPRYGRFHIARGYGTWVQDAGRPPARTVLVGHDTRLVLAEAGFPPAEIESLLAAKVVAGIVLRDVPAGEPWGPPAPPAARRS
- a CDS encoding sensor histidine kinase — its product is MNALGTALRATFGRRAWLATMFSAQTALLGTFSFALVLTLVVAGASTVWLIPIGLPLLWLALALAHQFARFESWRYAAYLGERLPLRPVPPAASPDSGRLGRAWSRMWARLRTGGSWLETVYALFVLPLVGWVGGWVVATFWGGAVAFLLFPAYGHRLGGPDEVVGVDLGYGGAVAAHVVAGVLALVAAPWLARGLTALELAIARRMLCPRDSEALTRRVADLEASRAGMVTAAAAERRRIERDLHDGAQQRLVSVAMTLGRAQERFAADPDGARGLLAEAHAETKRALVELRDLARGLHPAVLTDRGLDGALPGLAARCPVPVTLDVAVAPRPSAEVEAVAYFFVAEALTNIARHAAADTARIVARRVGDRLEVEVSDDGTGRAREAGGSGLSGLRDRALAVDGSFSVTSAPGTGTTLRLDLPCQN